A genomic stretch from Penicillium digitatum chromosome 4, complete sequence includes:
- a CDS encoding Sucrose/H+ symporter, plant translates to MSHHEDPFSNQDQADRDAEKQDDTDGEIRSPGGTTRPSRRKKEGADGAVDGQARDELKEWECYDKLGYSYPWWKKWSILSVIFAVQTSMNFNASFYASSITLYAKHFSISEQAARIGQMGFLVAYAFGCEFWAPFSEEFGRWPIMQLSLFFVNIWQIPCALAPNFGTIVICRILGGLSSAGGSVTLGMVADMWEPEDQQYAVAFIVLSSVAGSVIAPVVGGFVATFLSWHWNFWLQLILGGFVQILHFFIPETRCSILITREARRRRKNGDMVWSGDELKKTRMSFRWVFMVWIRPFVMFMREPIVLCLSLLSGFSDSLIFTFLQSYTPVYKQWHFTTITTGLSFLPLLVGYFIAYFSFVPWIHKHRKIREKDPDALQPEARLYWLLWVAPLLTIGLFGFAWTSLGPPHVHWIAPMIFSALIAIANYAIYMATIDYMIAAYGPYSASATGGNGFARDFLAGIAAMYSVPSE, encoded by the exons ATGAGTCACCACGAAGACCCATTCTCCAATCAAGATCAGGCAGATAGAGATGCGGAGAAGCAAGATGACACTGATGGTGAAATCCGTTCTCCTGGGGGTACTACTAGGCCCAGCCGCCGAAAGAAAGAGGGTGCAGATGGAGCTGTCGATGGGCAGGCCAGAGATGAGTTGAAAGAATGGGAGTGTTACGACAAGTTAGGATATTCCTATCCCTGGTGGAAGAAATGGAGTATCCTCTCCGTCATCTTTGCTGTCCAAACATCCATGAACTTCAATGCTAGTTTCTATGCCAGCAGCATCACCCTGTACGCGAAACACTTCAGCATCTCAGAGCAGGCCGCACGTATTGGTCAGATGGGATTTCTCGTTGCCTATGCATTTGGCTGTGAGTTTTGGGCACCTTTCAGCGAAGAGTTTGGTCGATGGCCAATCATGCAGCTCAGTTTGTTCTTCGTCAATATTTGGCAAATCCCCTGCGCTCTGGCTCCCAACTTTGGCACCATTGTTATCTGCCGTATTCTCGGTGGTTTATCCTCCGCGGGGGGCTCTGTAACACTCGGCATGGTAGCAGACATGTGGGAGCCAGAGGATCAACAATATGCTGTGGCTTTCATTGTGCTATCCTCTGTGGCAGGCTCGGTCATTGCCCCAGTCGTTGGGGGCTTTGTGGCAACCTTCCTGAGCTGGCATTGGAACTTCTGGCTACAGCTTATTCTTGGAGGCTTTGTACAGATATTGCACTTCTTCATTCCCGAGACCAGGTGCAGTATTCTTATCACGAGAGAGGCTAGGCGGAGGCGGAAAAATGGGGATATGGTGTGGAGTGGCGACGAGCTGAAGAAAACTCGCATGTCCTTCCGCTGGGTGTTCATGGTTTGGATACGACCGTTTGTTATGTTCATGCGTGAGCCTATCGTCCTATGCCTATCTCTGCTCAGCGGCTTCAGCGATTCTCTCATCTTCACTTTCCTCCAATCTTACACGCCGGTATACAAGCAATGGCACTTCACTACAATTACAACTGGACTTTCATTCCTCCC ACTTCTGGTGGGCTATTTCATTGCCTATTTTTCGTTTGTTCCATGGATTCATAAACATCGCAAAATTAGAGAGAAAGACCCAGATGCTCTTCAGCCAGAAGCTCGTCTTTACTGGTTGCTATGGG TGGCTCCTCTCTTGACAATCGGCCTATTTGGATTTGCGTGGACAAGTCTGGGTCCACCTCATGTCCATTGGATTGCACCTATGATATTCTCGGCCTTGATTGCCATTGCCAAT TACGCTATCTACATGGCCACAATTGACTACATGATTGCCGCGTATGGTCCATATTCAGCCTCCGCCACAGGGGGAAACGGATTCGCGCGTGATTTTTTGGCCGGCATTGCAGCGATGTATTCAGTGCCCAGTGAGTAA
- a CDS encoding putative Alpha-1,2-mannosidase encodes MPSHHPSLRMGLLGGIVTALYASNAIATKDSLDDFDVLKYVDPLIGTANGGHVFAGATLPFGMAKAVADTTGENQAGFAYDTKVVTGFSHMHDSGTGGSPSMGNFPIFAQGNCPHDDIKQCKWQQSDRAAAWEQKSPEARPGYFSISLANGVHAEMTTTNRSALYRFTFSETSGESLSPVVLLDLMDLPQSRISGSADVDQSTGRITASGTFSPSFGIGSYKSYVCVDFKGAKLRGTGTWEKNQVNIDRRTLTLGSNASSTLSAGTFTRFHAPKDNRILARVGVSFISVQQACSNAEREQPDFDFESTVSAAEFAWRKKMDVISVNAAEVSSDLQTVFWSGAYRTFISPQDYTGENPVWKSDEPYYDSYYCIWDSFRSIHPLLTLVDPFSQSLMMRSLIDTYRHEGYLPDCRMSLCKGFTQGGSNADVVMADAYLKKVPGIDWDTAYEAVVKDAEEEPQNWDVEGRGGLRSWKNLGYIPFDDYDPDGEGTHTRSISRTVEYAYNDFCIAEMAQGMGHQSDFEKYRKRSENWAHMFKPDQKSSIKGVDTNFTGFLQPRYTNGTWGYQDPIFCSPLLNFTSCYLNPDGHETYEGSAWMYTFYAPHDMGALIKTLGGANSFTSRLSYLHDSGLLYVGDEQAFLPVYQFHYSGRPGLSAKQSHFYIPSQFNTTVNGIAGNDDSGAMGSFVVLSMMGLWPVPGQDVYLITPPYFNEVSIRNALTGKVATIRNINFDPSYKSIYIQSAKWNDKPWTNNWITHDFFADGGILELVLGPKESVWGTHVQDLPPSLSDYH; translated from the exons ATGCCATCACATCATCCCTCCCTCCGTATGGGGCTCCTCGGTGGCATCGTAACAGCCCTCTATGCTTCCAACGCGATAGCCACAAAGGACTCTTTAGATGATTTCGACGTCTTGAAATATGTCGATCCGTTGATTGGCACCGCAAATGGAG GCCATGTATTTGCTGGCGCGACTTTGCCGTTTG GTATGGCTAAAGCCGTGGCGGATACAACAGGTGAGAATCAAGCCGGCTTCGCTTACGATACGAAGGTTGTAACCGGGTTCTCACACATGCATGACTCTGGGACTGGCGGC TCTCCATCAATGGGAAATTTTCCCATTTTCGCGCAAGGAAATTGCCCGCATGATGATATTAAACAGTGCAAATGGCAACAATCAGACAGAGCAGCTGCCTGGGAACAAAAGTCACCTGAAGCTCGCCCGGGGTATTTCAGCATCTCATTGGCGAATGGTGTTCATGCGGAGATGACGACCACAAATCGATCTGCTTTGTATCGGTTTACGTTCAGTGAAACCTCCGGGGAGTCACTCAGTCCAGTGGTCCTTCTGGATTTGATGGATTTACCGCAATCTCGAATAAGTGGAAGTGCCGATGTGGATCAGTCGACTGGGCGTATTACGGCAAGTGGCACTTTCAGCCCGAGCTTTGGTATTGGCAGTTACAAGTCGTATGTCTGCGTTGATTTCAAAGGAGCAAAGCTTCGTGGCACAGGCACCTGGGAGAAAAACCAAGTAAACATTGACAGACGAACGTTGACACTTGGGTCTAACGCATCGTCCACTCTCTCGGCAGGTACATTTACCAGATTCCACGCTCCCAAAGATAACAGAATTCTTGCTCGCGTTGGCGTTAGCTTCATCAGTGTTCAGCAGGCTTGCTCAAACGCGGAGCGAGAACAACCCGACTTTGACTTCGAGAGCACCGTTTCCGCTGCTGAATTTGCTTGGCGAAAGAAGATGGACGTTATCTCTGTGAATGCTGCTGAAGTTTCATCAGATCTACAAACGGTTTTCTGGAGTGGAGCATATCGGACATTCATTAGCCCTCAGGACTATACTGGTGAAAACCCTGTCTGGAAAAGTGATGAGCCGTACTATGATAGCTACTATTG CATATGGGACTCTTTTCGCAGCATTCATCCACTGCTGACCCTGGTTGATCCTTTCTCACAATCTCTCATGATGCGCAGCTTGATCGACACTTATAGACACGAGGGGTATTTACCTGACTGTCGCATGTCGCTGTGCAAAGGATTCACGCAAGGCGGGTCCAACGCAGATGTGGTCATGGCAGATGCGTACCTGAAGAAGGTTCCGGGTATTGACTGGGATACTGCATATGAAGCCGTTGTCAAAGATGCAGAAGAAGAGCCCCAAAACTGGGATGTAGAAGGCCGTGGTGGCTTGCGGAGCTGGAAAAATCTCGGCTATATTCCATTTGATGATTATGATCCCGATGGTGAAGGTACACACACTCGGAGTATATCAAGGACAGTGGAATATGCCTATAATGACTTTTGTATTGCCGAGATGGCACAGGGTATGGGCCACCAGTCTGACTTTGAGAAATACAGGAAACGGTCTGAAAACTGGGCTCACATGTTCAAGCCCGACCAGAAGTCAAGCATCAAGGGGGTCGACACCAACTTCACCGGATTTCTACAACCTCGATACACGAACGGCACATGGGGCTATCAGGATCCGATTTTTTGTAGTCCTCTTTTGAACTTTACCTCATGTTACCTCAATCCTGATGGCCATGAGACCTATGAAGGTAGTGCATGGATGTATACCTT CTATGCCCCCCACGACATGGGCGCTCTTATCAAGACACTTGGCGGTGCAAACTCCTTCACCTCTCGGCTAAGCTATCTTCATGACTCTGGTTTGCTCTACGTGGGAGATGAACAGGCCTTCTTACCCGTTTATCAATTCCACTACTCGGGACGGCCAGGTCTCTCGGCAAAGCAGAGCCACTTTTACATTCCATCCCAATTCAACACGACAGTCAATGGTATCGCCGGCAACGACGATAGCGGAGCCATGGGCTCATTTGTTGTTTTGAGCATGATGGGTCTGTGGCCAGTGCCCGGCCAGGACGTTTACCTGATCACTCCGCCCTATTTCAACGAAGTCAGCATACGAAACGCCCTCACCGGAAAAGTTGCCACTATCCGCAACATCAATTTTGATCCTAGTTATAAGTCCATCTATATCCAGAGTGCCAAGTGGAACGACAAACCGTGGACAAATAATTGGATCACCCATGACTTCTTCGCTGATGGTGGTATTCTTGAACTTGTGCTGGGTCCCAAGGAGAGTGTATGGGGAACTCATGTTCAGGATCTCCCGCCGAGTCTGAGCGATTATCACTGA
- a CDS encoding Fungal transcriptional regulatory protein, N-terminal, with translation MPGVPSNKACERCKKRHLKCDETRPHCQRCTTAGAECPGYVQTRKFIDQGATVRRRYAPYQEPHSKPGPAFNSSKPKSSRVGRDEQILQWSHNQEKDNPVFHFHVGETRLDSSNPVIIEMPGPSSRSEVTMGSSQQTTMHAPESPAISIPNSNSGIEEGSGSTRNTIYNSTSPAAAPGGFPTFDNPYNPIPYKHPDHQRVISESSSHRSEKDEFQDIFSELMTGTEHEIAFLTRHYSEIIGPWLDLSDSRNFFTVHAPIRAINNLSVKYAIAALAAKHLARLKGIKASTGGIFTSPATTETYPNSSQVDWFLKAANYYYLAASDLNNMTSDGYTTVSSSAILESPFEIVGRWISSGQTQASMKPGSEDPSDVAVIRKTEELLAAATLLTMCRLLDMPGDEWHMQLARIRPLFESILSLHSATSALFSHGIQAAFWNFARQDYLGSYLTRSPTHFDPENLALWRAAGISINDQKEFHLIRNGSTLSQEDQAANGLIWLVTKVINFLARSKQLQLAQWTGSSPGASPEIQGTTPNTAQLPYPDTDTWLKLSFEFQTWFENVPETFRSSVRIERPKDKSKTAEGSYLPFPEIFYSLTACAAAMQHYHFGRIALLLNRPADVISAPSTAFDRLQGYREVTKEVEFRSREVGGIALGRPQGGVRIFMVPLLVAVGQCLENYEEHQIIVDLLRGVEADLGWTTEYAIRKLHDYWNQ, from the exons ATGCCTGGGGTGCCATCTAACAAGGCTTGCGAGCGTTGCAAAAAGAGGCATCTCAAA TGTGATGAGACTCGCCCTCATTGTCAGCGGTGCACCACTGCAGGGGCAGAATGCCCGGGGTATGTTCAAACCCGCAAATTCATCGACCAAGGAGCCACAGTAAGGCGCCGCTATGCTCCATATCAGGAGCCTCATTCAAAACCAGGCCCTGCATTCAATTCAAGCAAA CCAAAAAGCTCACGAGTAGGACGTGATGAGCAGATTTTGCAATGGAGCCACAATCAAGAGAAAGACAATCCagtttttcattttcatgTGGGGGAGACAAGGTTAGACTCAAGTAACCCGGTGATAATAGAGATGCCTGGTCCTTCTAGCCGCTCAGAGGTTACTATGGGGAGTAGCCAGCAAACAACTATGCATGCCCCAGAAAGCCCGGCTATCTCTATTCCCAACTCCAACTCTGGGATCGAGGAAGGCAGCGGATCTACAAGAAACACGATTTATAACTCGACTTCACCAGCTGCGGCCCCAGGAGGATTCCCGACTTTTGATAACCCCTACAACCCAATTCCATATAAACACCCCGATCACCAAAGGGTCATCTCCGAAAGCTCATCACATCGAAGTGAAAAAGATGAATTCCAAGATATCTTCTCTGAGCTCATGACTGGAACTGAACATGAGATTGCGTTCCTCACTCGACATTACTCGGAGATTATAGGCCCATG GTTGGATTTGTCGGATTCTCGGAACTTCTTCACTGTCCATGCACCTATTCGAGCCATCAACAATCTGTCCGTGAAGTATGCCATTGCAGCACTAGCAGCCAAACACCTAGCTCGTTTGAAAGGGATTAAGGCTTCCACGGGGGGAATTTTCACGAGCCCTGCGACTACGGAAACCTACCCAAATTCAAGTCAAGTTGACTGGTTTCTCAAGGCTGCCAATTACTATTACCTAGCAGCTTCGGATTTGAATAACATGACGTCTGATGGCTATACCACTGTGTCCAGCTCAGCTATTTTGGAATCCCCCTTTGAGATCGTTGGTCGATGGATCAGCTCTGGTCAGACTCAAGCGAGCATGAAGCCCGGGAGCGAAGATCCAAGCGACGTGGCAGTCATTCGAAAGACAGAGGAGCTTTTGGCGGCTGCTACGCTTCTTACCATGTGCAGACTTTTAGATATGCCCGGGGACGAGTGGCACAT GCAACTTGCTCGTATTCGTCCTTTGTTTGAGTCTATTCTCAGTTTACACTCGGCAACATCCGCCCTGTTTTCTCACGGCATTCAGGCTGCATTCTGGAATTTCGCTCGCCAAGACTATCTCGGTTCTTATTTAACCCGATCACCTACACACTTCGACCCAGAAAACCTGGCACTCTGGCGGGCAGCAGGAATTTCAATTAATGACCAGAAAGAGTTTCATCTTATCCGAAATGGGTCAACTCTATCACAGGAAGATCAGGCTGCTAATGGCTTGATCTGGCTTGTCACGAAAGTCATCAACTTTCTTGCCAGGTCTAAACAATTACAGCTCGCGCAATGGACAGGGTCTTCGCCGGGAGCTTCACCTGAAATCCAAGGTACAACACCAAACACCGCTCAACTACCATATCCGGACACAGATACCTGGCTCAAACTATCTTTCGAGTTTCAAACATGGTTTGAAAATGTGCCTGAAACGTTCCGTTCTTCTGTGCGGATCGAACGCCCCAAGGATAAATCAAAGACTGCCGAGGGGAGTTATTTGCCATTCCCAGAAATATTTTATAGTTTGACAGCTTGTGCTGCTGCCATGCAACATTACCATTTCGGGCGCATCGCATTGTTACTCAATCGCCCGGCAGACGTGATCAGTGCACCATCTACAGCCTTTGACCGCTTACAAGGGTACCGGGAAGTCACGAAAGAGGTCGAGTTTCGCTCCCGTGAAGTCGGCGGCATTGCATTGGGCCGCCCCCAGGGTGGGGTTCGCATATTCATGGTTCCGCTTCTTGTAGCTGTTGGACAGTGTCTTGAAAATTACGAGGAACATCAGATTATTGTTGATCTGCTACGGGGTGTCGAAGCTGACTTGGGATGGACCACTGAATATGCCATTCGGAAACTCCACGACTATTGGAATCAATAa